The window GGTCCAGGTCCTGCGCCTGGTGATCCCCGTGCAGCCCATGAGCCTGTGGCGGGCGGAGCGGGAGCTGCGCCTGCGGATCAAGGAGAGGTTGGAGGCGGCAGGCGTCGAACTGGTCTCCATCGGCCCTTCGGAGACGGCGGCATGAAGGGATCCCATCCGGGCGGAAGGCCACGGACGCTAGGCATCATCCTCGCGGGGGGACGCGGGGAGCGGCTGCATCCCCTCACCCGGGATCGCAGCAAACCCGCGGTTCCCTTCGGCGGCCGGTACCGGATCGTGGACTTCGTGCTCACGAACTTCATCCACTCCGGCATCTTCTCCCTCTACATCCTCGTGCAGTACAAGTCCCAGTCCCTCATCGACCACCTCCGGCACGGCTGGCGGGCCACGGGGCTCCACGAGGATCACTTCCTCCTGGTGGTCCCTCCCCAGATGCGGTGGGGGGAGACGTGGTATCGGGGGACCGCGGACGCGGTCTACCAGAACCTCAACCTGGTTCGGGACTACGAGCCGGAGCTGGTGGCCATCTTCGGCGCGGATCACGTGTACCGCATGGACATCTCCCAGATGATCGCCTTTCACCAGGAGGTGGGGGCCGACGCCACCGTGGCCGCCCTCCCGGTGCCCCTCGATCGAGCGAGGGCCTTTGGCGTCCTGGAGGTGGATCCGGATGGGCGGCTTTTGGGATTCGAGGAAAAGCCCGTGGAACCGCGGCCCATCCCCGGCCGCCCCGAGGATGCCCTGTGCTCCATGGGGAACTACGTGTTCTCCGCGGACGTGCTGGTGGAAGTCCTCGTGGAGGACGCCGGACGGGAAACCGACCACGACTTCGGCCGCACCATCCTCCCCGCCATGCTCGGCCGCTACCGGGTCTACGCGTACGACTTCCACACCAACCACATCCCGGGCCTCAAGCCCTACGAGGAACCCGCGTACTGGCGGGACATCGGCACGCTTTCCGCCTACTGGGAGGCGCACATGGACCTTTTGGGTCCACAGCCCCGGTTCGACTTGCAGAACCCGCAGTGGCCCATCCTGGGCGCGGCCTATCCCGGGCCGCCCGCCCGCATCCTGCAGGGGGAGGTGTACGACACCCTCCTCGCGGAGGGCACCGTGGTGGAGGGCGGCCGCGTTCGAAGATCCGTGCTCGGGCGGGGTGTGCACATCGAGCCGGACGTGGAGATCGAGGAGTCGGTCATCATGGACTTCACCGTGGTGCGCCGGGGTTGCAGACTGCGACGGGTCATCGTGGATCGGTACAACGTCCTCGAGCGCAACACCGTCATCGGGGAGGATCCGGAGGAGGACGCGCGCCGCTACCACCGGGACCGCTCCGGCCTCGTGGTCCTCCCCCGGGGCCCCACCCGTGCCCGGTTTTAGGGAGTGTAGGAGGGGGCGGCCTTGAGGGATCTCACTCCCCGGGAACGGGGGCCAGCCCCTCCGGGGCGGTGGGCCGACCTGAAGGGAGCCAGTGCACGGAGATCAGGGCCAGCAGGGCGAACCCGAGGGAGACGGCGAACACGAAGCTCAAGGAACCCGCCAGGGCATCTCGGGCCTCCGCCAGAACCCTCCCGGAGAAGACCTGCACCCCTACGGGGGTCAAGATCTCCTGAATCCGCTGGGGGGAGACCCCCTGCGTGGCAAGGCGCAAAAGCAATAGGTTCCCCAGCAGGCTCACCCCTACGGATCCCCCGATGTTCCGGGAGAACAGCACCAGGGAAGTGGCAAGTCCCCGCTGTTCATAGCGCACGGAGGTCTGCACCGCGAGGATGAAGGTCAATGCCGCGCAGCCGATCCCGATCCCCAACAGCGCGGTGGCCCCCTGCACCCACGTCCCGGGCACGGAGGGATGAAGGCGGGTGAGGAAGGCAAGTCCGCCGCTGAAGAGGGCGAGACCCAGGGTGACCACGGGCCGGAACCCGAACCGCAGGATGAGCCGGCTACCTACCAAGCTCGCGGTGGTCCATCCCAGCATCAGGGGGGTGAGGGCGAGCCCCGCGTCCGTGGCGCTCCTCCCCTGGACGCCCTGCACGAACAAGGGGATGTAGTAAATGCCTCCGCTGAACGCCGCTCCCACCAGCACATTGCTGACGGTACTCACCGCCACCACCCGGTTCCGGAACAGTTCCAGGGGGAGCACGGGATCCTCCGCACGGCGCTCCCACAGGAGGAGGGCGGTTCCCAGGATCACCCCCGTAAACACAAACCCGGGGCGAATCCTCCCGCCCTCGACCCCCAGCAGGAGGGTGACCACGGCGGCCACCATCAGGAGGGCACCGGCCACGTCCAGGGAACCCGGTTGATGTCTTGGACGCTCCGGGTACGCGCGGGCCACGATCCACAGGGCCAGGAGCCCGACCGGCAGGTTCGCGTAGAAGATCCACCGCCACGACCAGACGCTCACGATGAAGCCTCCCAGCAGCGGTCCCAGGATGCTGGCGAGCCCCCACATCCCGCTGAAGAGCCCCTGGATCCGGGCACGTTCCTCCAGGGTGTACAGATCCCCCACGATGGTGATGGCGATGGGGAGGAGCGCCCCCGCGCCGATCCCCTGGACCGCCCGAAACGCCACGAGTTGGTGCATGGAGCCGGCCGCGCCGCACAGCACGGAACCCGCAAGGAAGGCCGCGATCCCGAACAGGTACACGCGGCGGCGACCGTACCGGTCCGCGAGCCGACCGAACACCGGAGTCCCCGCGGTCATGGTGAGGGCGTAGCTGGCCGCCACCCACGGGTAGAGCTCGAAGCCATGCAGGAGGCGCGTGATGGTGGGTAGGGCGGTCGCGACGATGGTGGTGTCCAGGGCCGCCAGGAACATTCCCAGCATCACCGCCAGGGTCACCACCCGCCGTTGCCGTGGATCCACCGTCTTCGATCCGCCTCCGGGCGTTTGGGGGCCGTCTACCCCCCTACGCCATTGTCCCAGAGGAGAGCAAGCCCGAAAGAGGTTCGCCCGTGTATGCCCGATCCAGGAGCTCGAAGGTGTGCAGGACCGGGAGAGGTCTGCGCAGAGCCCGGAGGTGTGCCCGAAGCTGGACCATGCACCCGATGTTCCCCGTGACCACCGCCTCTGCGCCGGTGTCGAGAAGACTCCGTGCCTTCCGCCGGCCCAGCTCCGCGGCGAGGGCGGGGTGTTCCAGGTTGTAGATGCCCGCGGACCCACAGCAGACCTCCGCGTCCGCGGGCTCCAGGATCTCCAAGTTGCCCACGCGGGCCAGCAGGCGTCGGGGCTCTTCCCGAACCCCCTGCGCGTGGAGCAGGTGGCAGGCGTCGTGGTAGGCCACCCGCACGGGCCGTGGAAGCGGGGGGGGCGGGCTGAATCCGATCTCCCACAGAAACGCGCTGACGTCCCGTACCCGGGCGGCGAGCGCCGTCGCCCGTTCCGCCTCGGGATCCCCGGCGAACAGCAGTCCGTACTCCCGCATGGCGGATCCGCACCCCGCGGCGTTCGTAACCACCGCGTCCACGTCTTCCGGGAAGGCCCGGAGGTTGCGCCGCGCGAGGCGGCGGGCGAGCGCTCCGAAGCCCGTGTGCAGGGCCAAGGCGCCGCAGCATCCCTGCCCTCTCGGAACCACCACCTCCACCCCGTTGCGGCTCAGCACGCGAACCGTGGCTTGGTTGATCTGCGGAGCCAGCACCTGCTGGACGCAGCCCGCGAGGAGCGCCACCCGCGCCCGGGGCTTCCCCTGCGCCGGGATCACGGCGGCAAGGGGGTCTGCCCGCGGAAGGCGCCGGGGAAGGAGCTCCAGCATGGCCCGGGGTCGGTCTGGAAGGACCTTCCGGAAGGGCCGCGCCAGGGCTCCGATCCGCACCGCCATCCGGAACCGTCCCGGAAAGGGCAGGATGCCCATCACGAGTCCCCGCAGGAGACGCTCCACAAGCGGGCGGCGATGCCTGCGCTCCGTGAGCTCCCGGAACGGCGTAATGAGCTCCGCGTACCGTACGCCCGACGGACAGGCGGTCTCGCAGCCCAGACACCCCAAACACCGATCCACATACGGCAGAACCTCCCCCCACCGAAGCCGGCCTTCCAGCGCCTCCTTCATCAGGAAGATCCGGCCCCTGGGCGAGTCCATCTCCTCGCCGAGGACCCGGTAGGTGGGGCAGGCGGGGAGACAGAACCCGCAGTGCACGCACGCTTCCACCGCGCGCGCCATTCTCGCGCCCACGGCACCGTACCGCTCCACGGGGATGGTGTGCTGCACTAGCGAACCCCGAACTTCCCCTGAGGGTCCAGGGCCTGCCTCACCCGCCGGGCGAAGGCCTCGCCCCCCCACTCCCCGAGCACCGGCCGCCCGGGCGGACCCAGCACACAGAGGCCCGCAAGGCCCAGCTCCACGAGCGTCCGATGGAGGAGGGCCAGGTCCAGGGGCCAGGCGACCCACGCACAGTTCCCGCCCACGCTGTAGCGTCGGAGGGCGCCCGCGCGGGCCAGCCGCTCCTCGAGGCCTGCAAGGCGCCGGGGAGTGACCGGCACCTTCACCAACGCATGCCCGGCCGGGACCCACGAGAACTCCCGTACTCCCTCCCACAGGGCTCGCTCTTCCTCTCCCCGCAGCACCTCCACCGGTCCTCCCAGAAACGCCACAAGTCGCCTCGTCCTCGCCTCCAGGGATTCCTCCCGTCCTCCCAGGCGTACCCAGAGGATCCCCGGAGGCTCCAGGTCCACCGCCTCCAGGTCGAACCCGCTCGTGTTCAACCGCAGGAGGCCCCGCAGCGCTTCTTCAACCCGCGCGTACGTCACCCGGAGCGTGGCGTGGGCCCGGGGCGCGGGGAAGACCTTGAAGGTAAGTTCCACCAGCACGCCCAGCTGGCCGAGGCTTCCCACCATGAGTTTGGGAAGATCAAACCCCGCGGCGTTCTTCACCACCTTCCCCCCGCCCCGCACCACGGCTCCGGTGCCGTCTACGAACCGTACGCCCAGCACGAAGTCCCGCACCCCGCCGTACCGGTAGCGCCGTGGACCGCTGAGGCCGCTCGCCACCGTACCTCCTAGCGTCGCACCGGCATCCCGGAAGGGGGGATCGAAGGGGAGGAATTGCCCGTGACGGGTGAGGAGATCCTCCACCTCCCGCACGGGAGTACCCGCCCATGCGGTGAAGGTGAACTCCGCGGGGTCGTACTCCAACACGCCGGAGAGCCGGGAGAGGTCGAGCACGGTCGTCTCGGAGGCAGGCGTGGAGAGGGCAGGCTTCGTCCCGCCGCCGCGGGGGAGGACGAAGCGCCGCTCCCGGACGATCTCCTGAACCTCTGTCACCGTGCTCGGCCGTACCAGTTCCCCGACCGGGCTCATGCCCCCACTGTAGCAGCCACGGGCTCCGGCGGGAACATCTTGCCCGGGTTTGCGAGCCCCCGTGGATCCATGACACGCCGCAGCCGGCGCATGACGGCGAGATCCGCCTCCGCGAACATCTCCGGCAGGAACTTCCGCTTCTCCACCCCCACCCCGTGCTCGCCCGTGATGGACCCCCCGAGGCGCACGCACATCCGCAGGATCTCCCCGGCCAGCGCCTCCGCCCGCTCCAGTTCCCCGGGCTTTCGTCCGTCGTACAGGATGAGAGGGTGGAGGTTGCCGTCCCCCGCATGGAAGACGTTGGCCACCCGCAGGCCGTAGGCGGCGCTCAGGCGCTCGATCTCCCGCAGGGCCTGCCCGAGCCTCGTCCGCGGCACCACCCCATCCTGCACCAGGTAGTCCGGACTGAGCCGCCCCACCGCGGAGAAGGCGCCCTTGCGTCCCTTCCAGATCCTCTGCCGCTCCCCCTCGTCCTTCGCGATCCGCACCTCCGTGGGCCCCGAGCTCCGGATCACCTCGAGCAGGTGCGTTAGCTCCGCCTCCACCTCCGGCTCCTCCCCCTCCACCTCCACGATGAGCACGGCCGCGGCATCCCGGGGATAGCCCGCGCCCACCGCGGCCTCCGCGGCCTCCAGGCTGAGCCGGTCCATGATCTCCATGGCCCCGGGCAATACCCCCGAGGCCACCACCCGGGCCACGGCCTCCCCCGCCTGCTCCAGGCTCCGATAGGCCGCGAGCACGGTGCGGTAGGCCTCCGGGCGGGGGAGCAGGCGCAGGGTGATCTCCAGGGCGATCCCAAAGAGTCCCTCTGAGCCCACGAAGATCCCCACGAGATCTGGCCCTACCCCCTCCAGGCTCTCGCCGCCGAACCGCACCACCTCCCCGTCCGCCAGCACCGCCTTGATGCCGAGTACGTGGTTCGCGGTCATCCCGTACTTGAGGCAGTGGGCCCCTCCGGAGTTGAAGGCCACGTTCCCCCCAATGGTGCACACCGCTTGACTGCTGGGATCCGGGGCATAGTACAGGCCGTAGGGGGCCGCGGCCCGGGAGACCTCGAGGTTCGGCACCCCCGGTTCCACCACCGCGATGCGCTCCTCCGGGTCCAGACGCAGGATCCGGTTCAGCCGGTTGAGGGCGATGACGATTCCCCCCTCCACGGGGAGGCTGCCCCCGGATAGGCTCGTGCCGCTCCCCCGGGCCACGAACGGGACGCCCTCCCGGAAACACCACCGCACGGTGGCGATCACCTCATCCTGCGTCTCGGGCAGCACCACCGCGCGCGGCCGGACCCGAAAGCCCGTGAGGGCGTCGGACTCGTACGGTGCCAGTTCCGCAGGTGCGGTAAGGATCCGCTCCCGCGGATAGATGCTCCGCAGGCCCTCCAGGAGATCCTGAGCCCGTCTCATTCCAGGCGGTCGTAGGCCAGGAGCGTCAGGAATTCCGTGAACTCCTCCGCCAGCACCAGACGATCCAATAGCTCCGCGGCCTCATGGAGGACAGAAGGATCCGCCCGCTCCGAGCCCAGCCGGGCCACCTCCTTCTCCCGCTCGGACCGGTACCGCTCCGGGGTCACCGGTTTCCCGTCCTCCATCTTGGCACGGTGGTGGATCCATTGCCACAGTTGTGCCCGGCAGATCTCCGCGGTGGCGGTGTCCTCCATGAGGTTGTAGATGGCCACCGCCCCCGTACCCTGGAGCCAGGCCTCCAGGTACTGCAACGCCACGCTCACATTGTTCCACAATCCCTGTTCCGTGATGCGGCCCCCCGGCACCCGAAAGTCCAGGAGATCCTGCGCGGTGACCCGCACATCCTCCCGCAGCACGTGCTTCTGGTGCGGGCGGTCCCCCAGTACCCGGTCGAAGGGCTCCCGGGCGATGGGCACGAGGTCCGGATGGGCCACCCAGGTGCCGTCAAAGCCCTGCCCCGATTCCCGCTCCTTGTCCTCCCGGACCTTCGCGAAGGCGGTCTCGTTGACCCGGGGATCCTTGCGGCTGGGCACGAAGGCCGCCATCCCGCCGATGGCGTGCGCGCCCCGACGGTGGCAGGTACGCACCAGCAGCTCCGTGTACGCGTGCATGAAGGGCACGGTCATGGTCACCTGGGCCCGATCCGGAAGCACGAACTCCGGGCGGTGCCGGAACTTCTTGATCACGCTGAAGATGTAGTCCCAGCGACCCGCGTTGAGGCCCGAGGCATGGTCCCGAAGCTCCCACAGGATCTCGTCCATCTCGAAGGCTGCAAGGATGGTCTCGATGAGCACGGTGGCCCGGATGGTGCCCCGGGGGATCCCCAAGCGGTCCTGCGCGAAGTTGAAGACCTCGTTCCACAGCCGGGCTTCGAGGTGACTTTCCAGCTTGGGGAGGTAGAAGTAGGGGCCTGTACCGCGCTCCAGGAGCTCCCGGGCGTTGTGGAAGAAGTAGAGACCGAAGTCGAAGAGGCTGGCGGAGATGGGCTCCCCGTCTACCCGCACGTGCCGCTCCACCAAGTGCCATCCCCGCGGGCGCACCAGCAGGGTCGCGGTCCGGTCCGCCAGCCGGTAGGTCTTGCCTTCCGGGCTTACGTACTCGATGGTGCGCCGTACCGCGTCCATAAGGTTCTTCTGCCCCGAGATCACGTTGGCCCAGGTGGGGGAGAGGGCATCCTCGAAATCCGCCATGAACACCTGGGCACCGGAGTTGAGGGCGTTGATCATCATCTTCCGGTCCACGGGGCCCGTGATCTCCACCCGCCGGTCCTGGAGGTCCGGGGGCGCGGGGGCCACCGTCCACTCCGACTCCCGGATGTGCCGGGTCTCGGGGAGGAAATCGGGCAGGACCCCGGCCGCGAGTTCCCGCTGGCGCTCCTTTCGCCGATCCAGCAGGGCCTTGCGGGTCCCGTTGAACTCCCGGTGCAGGGTCGCCACGAACTCCAGGGCCTGCGGGGTCAGAACCACAGCCTGGTCCGGTCCCGCGTCCTTGAGCACTTCCACGCCGCGCGCCGCGATGGCCATCTCCATCACCTCCGTTCTCGGGCAGGGTAGCCCCGGGCTTCAGGGATTGTCAATATACGGAAGTTTTTTCTACAATGTGGAAAACCATGAGCAGCCCGGAGCGCACCGTCCGTTCCCTCCTGCGAGGCCTACAGGTGCTGGAGATCCTGGCCCGGGACCCGGAGCTCAGCCTCACGGAGATCGCCCGCCGGGCGCACCTCCCCTTCAGCACCACGCACCGGCTCCTGGAGACCCTCTGCCGTCGCGGATTCGTGACCCAGCCGGAGGCGTCGGGTCGCTACCGCCTGGGCCTAAAGGCCTTCGAGGTGGGGATCGCATTCCTCGCGTCTCACCGGCTTCCCGAGGTGGCCCGCCCCGTGATGGTGGACCTGGTGAAGCACTTGAACGAGACCGCCAACCTGGCGGTGCGGGATGGCCGGGAGGCCGTCTACGTGCTGCAGGTGGAAAGCCCCCGGATGCTCAGGCTGTTCGCGCACCCGGGTGCCCGGCATCCCCTGTACTGCACGGGGGTGGGCAAAGTGCTGCTGGCATGGGAACCGGAGCCGGAAGTGCGGTCCCTGCTCGGTTCCGGTCCCCTTCCCCGCTACACGCCCAGGACCCTCACGGATCCGGAGGCGGTTTTGCAGGAGCTGCGGGCCGTGCGGGCACGGGGCTACGCGGTGGATCGGGAGGAGCGGGAGACGGGGGTGCGGTGCGTGGCGGCCCCGGTGCGGGATGCCACGGGAAGGGTGGTGGCGGCCCTCTCCGTCTCCGCACCCGCAACCCGCCTCCCGTACCGTCGGATCCCGGAGGTGGCCGGGGCCACTTTGGCGGCGGCTTCTCGGATCAGCAGGCTCCTGGGGTTTTCCGAAACACCGAAGGGGGATGGGAGGGGGCTCCAGGTATTTCAAGAAGACGGAGCGGTTAGGCCCGCTCCTTCAGATAGGCGGAGCGCAGGACGAGGGCGGAGACGCCGCCGAGAAGAGCCGGAATGATGGCCACCTGCTGGTATCCGATCCCGGAGAACCAACTCCCGAAAACTGGCGAGCCCACCCAGGCGCCGAGGTAAGCGACTACCAGATCGAGGGCCAGTTCAAAGGGCGCCGGCTTCTGCTTGCTGATGACCACCTTCGCCGCAGTCACCACGACGGCAATTGCAAGAAGAATGAGAAATGCAAAGAAGTCCTGGTAGACCATCGCTCATCCCCCCTTTTCACAGAGCCCCCTCCAGTTTCTAGTTTAGTTCGGCAGCGCTCAGGCTTTACCGGGGAGATTTCCGCTCGGTCTCCGATTTCTCCAGGACCTCCAGGGCGGCCTCCACGCCCGCTCCCGGAGGCATGCGAAAGCCCTCTTCCCGGAGGACGGCCTCCAGGGCCGACAGGAGCAGCAGGACGGTTCGGGGTTGGGCGTTGTAGCCCATGGTTCCGATGCGCCAGATGTGGTTCCGGAAGGATCCGAACCCCGCACCGATCTCGATGTCGAACTCCTCCAGCAGCCGGGCTCGCACCCGCTCGCCGTCCACCCCCTCCGGCACCCTTACCGTGGTGAGCACGGGGAGCCGGTATCCCTCCGCCGCGAAGAGCTCGAGGCCCATGGCCTGTAGTCCCGCCTGCAACGCCCGTCCGACCCGCTCGTGCCGGGCCCACCGGGCCTCCAGCCCTTCCTCCAGGAGGATGCGCAGGGCCTCGCGGAGGGCGTAGATCATGGTGGCGGACATGGTGTGGTGGTACCCGTTCCCGGACCAGTAGCCCCACAGCAGACCCAGGTCGAAGTAGTAGGACTGAACGGGCCGGCGCCGCCCCTGGATCTTCCGCACCGCCGCCTCGCTCAGGGTCACCGGGCTCATCCCGGGCGGAGCGCCCAGACACTTCTGCGTGCAGGCGAACACGGAATCCAACCCCGCCCGGTCCACCTCCAGGGGAACCCCGCCGAAGGAGGTCACGGCATCCACCACCAGGAGCGCCCCATGCATGCGGGCGATGTCCCGGATCTCCTCGAGGGGCTGCAGCACGCCGGTGGAGGTCTCCGCGTGCACCACTCCCACGATGCGGGGATGCACCTCCTGGGCCACGCGCGCTGCATCTTCCGGATCCACGGGCCTGCCCCACGGGGATTCCACCGTGGCCACCTCCGCCCCGCACCTGCGGAACACCTCCCGCATCCGGTCGCCGAAGTACCCTGCCACGCACACCAGGACCCGATCGCCCGGTTCCGTGAGGCTACTGGCCACCGCCTCCATCCCCGCGCTCCCCGTCCCGGAGACCGCGAAGGTCCACTCGTTGCGGGTCCGGTAGGCGGCCCGGAGGAGATCCGCTACCTCCGCGAGGGTGGAAAGGAACTGGGGATCCAGATGCCCCAGCACCGGTGTGCCGAGGGCCCGCAGGACGCGGGGGTGCACGTTGGCGGGCCCAGGGCCCATCAGCAATCGGTCCGCGGGTCGGAAATCGCCGATCTCCATGACTACCTCCATCCCGTGCGCGCTGCGAAGACCAGCAGCGCCAGCAGCGCGGCGTTCACGACATGGGCAAGATAGCACAACGGGCAGTGGGTGCGCAGCCGTCTCACCAGGGCCCAGGTCAGGTAGAGGCTCGCGAGCGTGGCTCCAGCGGCGCCTCCGAGGGCCACGTCGAGCCAGCGGCGGTCCCCGAACCGTCCCAGGAGGACTGCGGCGAACACGCCCGGATA is drawn from Armatimonadota bacterium and contains these coding sequences:
- a CDS encoding FAD-linked oxidase C-terminal domain-containing protein, which encodes MRRAQDLLEGLRSIYPRERILTAPAELAPYESDALTGFRVRPRAVVLPETQDEVIATVRWCFREGVPFVARGSGTSLSGGSLPVEGGIVIALNRLNRILRLDPEERIAVVEPGVPNLEVSRAAAPYGLYYAPDPSSQAVCTIGGNVAFNSGGAHCLKYGMTANHVLGIKAVLADGEVVRFGGESLEGVGPDLVGIFVGSEGLFGIALEITLRLLPRPEAYRTVLAAYRSLEQAGEAVARVVASGVLPGAMEIMDRLSLEAAEAAVGAGYPRDAAAVLIVEVEGEEPEVEAELTHLLEVIRSSGPTEVRIAKDEGERQRIWKGRKGAFSAVGRLSPDYLVQDGVVPRTRLGQALREIERLSAAYGLRVANVFHAGDGNLHPLILYDGRKPGELERAEALAGEILRMCVRLGGSITGEHGVGVEKRKFLPEMFAEADLAVMRRLRRVMDPRGLANPGKMFPPEPVAATVGA
- a CDS encoding IclR family transcriptional regulator: MSSPERTVRSLLRGLQVLEILARDPELSLTEIARRAHLPFSTTHRLLETLCRRGFVTQPEASGRYRLGLKAFEVGIAFLASHRLPEVARPVMVDLVKHLNETANLAVRDGREAVYVLQVESPRMLRLFAHPGARHPLYCTGVGKVLLAWEPEPEVRSLLGSGPLPRYTPRTLTDPEAVLQELRAVRARGYAVDREERETGVRCVAAPVRDATGRVVAALSVSAPATRLPYRRIPEVAGATLAAASRISRLLGFSETPKGDGRGLQVFQEDGAVRPAPSDRRSAGRGRRRRREEPE
- a CDS encoding glucose-1-phosphate adenylyltransferase gives rise to the protein MKGSHPGGRPRTLGIILAGGRGERLHPLTRDRSKPAVPFGGRYRIVDFVLTNFIHSGIFSLYILVQYKSQSLIDHLRHGWRATGLHEDHFLLVVPPQMRWGETWYRGTADAVYQNLNLVRDYEPELVAIFGADHVYRMDISQMIAFHQEVGADATVAALPVPLDRARAFGVLEVDPDGRLLGFEEKPVEPRPIPGRPEDALCSMGNYVFSADVLVEVLVEDAGRETDHDFGRTILPAMLGRYRVYAYDFHTNHIPGLKPYEEPAYWRDIGTLSAYWEAHMDLLGPQPRFDLQNPQWPILGAAYPGPPARILQGEVYDTLLAEGTVVEGGRVRRSVLGRGVHIEPDVEIEESVIMDFTVVRRGCRLRRVIVDRYNVLERNTVIGEDPEEDARRYHRDRSGLVVLPRGPTRARF
- a CDS encoding FAD-binding protein, which translates into the protein MSPVGELVRPSTVTEVQEIVRERRFVLPRGGGTKPALSTPASETTVLDLSRLSGVLEYDPAEFTFTAWAGTPVREVEDLLTRHGQFLPFDPPFRDAGATLGGTVASGLSGPRRYRYGGVRDFVLGVRFVDGTGAVVRGGGKVVKNAAGFDLPKLMVGSLGQLGVLVELTFKVFPAPRAHATLRVTYARVEEALRGLLRLNTSGFDLEAVDLEPPGILWVRLGGREESLEARTRRLVAFLGGPVEVLRGEEERALWEGVREFSWVPAGHALVKVPVTPRRLAGLEERLARAGALRRYSVGGNCAWVAWPLDLALLHRTLVELGLAGLCVLGPPGRPVLGEWGGEAFARRVRQALDPQGKFGVR
- a CDS encoding MDR family MFS transporter, encoding MDPRQRRVVTLAVMLGMFLAALDTTIVATALPTITRLLHGFELYPWVAASYALTMTAGTPVFGRLADRYGRRRVYLFGIAAFLAGSVLCGAAGSMHQLVAFRAVQGIGAGALLPIAITIVGDLYTLEERARIQGLFSGMWGLASILGPLLGGFIVSVWSWRWIFYANLPVGLLALWIVARAYPERPRHQPGSLDVAGALLMVAAVVTLLLGVEGGRIRPGFVFTGVILGTALLLWERRAEDPVLPLELFRNRVVAVSTVSNVLVGAAFSGGIYYIPLFVQGVQGRSATDAGLALTPLMLGWTTASLVGSRLILRFGFRPVVTLGLALFSGGLAFLTRLHPSVPGTWVQGATALLGIGIGCAALTFILAVQTSVRYEQRGLATSLVLFSRNIGGSVGVSLLGNLLLLRLATQGVSPQRIQEILTPVGVQVFSGRVLAEARDALAGSLSFVFAVSLGFALLALISVHWLPSGRPTAPEGLAPVPGE
- a CDS encoding vitamin K epoxide reductase family protein, which gives rise to MRTGLGWEAAVGGLCGIGFLDSLYFVLVQYRILPPNPRWLPRFCRMDEGRCFSILQAPEARLLGIPNSVVGLGIYPGVFAAVLLGRFGDRRWLDVALGGAAGATLASLYLTWALVRRLRTHCPLCYLAHVVNAALLALLVFAARTGWR
- the aceB gene encoding malate synthase A produces the protein MAIAARGVEVLKDAGPDQAVVLTPQALEFVATLHREFNGTRKALLDRRKERQRELAAGVLPDFLPETRHIRESEWTVAPAPPDLQDRRVEITGPVDRKMMINALNSGAQVFMADFEDALSPTWANVISGQKNLMDAVRRTIEYVSPEGKTYRLADRTATLLVRPRGWHLVERHVRVDGEPISASLFDFGLYFFHNARELLERGTGPYFYLPKLESHLEARLWNEVFNFAQDRLGIPRGTIRATVLIETILAAFEMDEILWELRDHASGLNAGRWDYIFSVIKKFRHRPEFVLPDRAQVTMTVPFMHAYTELLVRTCHRRGAHAIGGMAAFVPSRKDPRVNETAFAKVREDKERESGQGFDGTWVAHPDLVPIAREPFDRVLGDRPHQKHVLREDVRVTAQDLLDFRVPGGRITEQGLWNNVSVALQYLEAWLQGTGAVAIYNLMEDTATAEICRAQLWQWIHHRAKMEDGKPVTPERYRSEREKEVARLGSERADPSVLHEAAELLDRLVLAEEFTEFLTLLAYDRLE
- a CDS encoding heterodisulfide reductase-related iron-sulfur binding cluster, with the translated sequence MQHTIPVERYGAVGARMARAVEACVHCGFCLPACPTYRVLGEEMDSPRGRIFLMKEALEGRLRWGEVLPYVDRCLGCLGCETACPSGVRYAELITPFRELTERRHRRPLVERLLRGLVMGILPFPGRFRMAVRIGALARPFRKVLPDRPRAMLELLPRRLPRADPLAAVIPAQGKPRARVALLAGCVQQVLAPQINQATVRVLSRNGVEVVVPRGQGCCGALALHTGFGALARRLARRNLRAFPEDVDAVVTNAAGCGSAMREYGLLFAGDPEAERATALAARVRDVSAFLWEIGFSPPPPLPRPVRVAYHDACHLLHAQGVREEPRRLLARVGNLEILEPADAEVCCGSAGIYNLEHPALAAELGRRKARSLLDTGAEAVVTGNIGCMVQLRAHLRALRRPLPVLHTFELLDRAYTGEPLSGLLSSGTMA
- a CDS encoding alanine--glyoxylate aminotransferase family protein, with product MEIGDFRPADRLLMGPGPANVHPRVLRALGTPVLGHLDPQFLSTLAEVADLLRAAYRTRNEWTFAVSGTGSAGMEAVASSLTEPGDRVLVCVAGYFGDRMREVFRRCGAEVATVESPWGRPVDPEDAARVAQEVHPRIVGVVHAETSTGVLQPLEEIRDIARMHGALLVVDAVTSFGGVPLEVDRAGLDSVFACTQKCLGAPPGMSPVTLSEAAVRKIQGRRRPVQSYYFDLGLLWGYWSGNGYHHTMSATMIYALREALRILLEEGLEARWARHERVGRALQAGLQAMGLELFAAEGYRLPVLTTVRVPEGVDGERVRARLLEEFDIEIGAGFGSFRNHIWRIGTMGYNAQPRTVLLLLSALEAVLREEGFRMPPGAGVEAALEVLEKSETERKSPR